In Channa argus isolate prfri chromosome 15, Channa argus male v1.0, whole genome shotgun sequence, the DNA window GAGCACCTCGCTGACACTTGGACGGGTTTTCCCCTCCTCGctaactgttttattttcacttcgACAAAAACAGCAGAGACCTTGTTTGCGTCCTGTGAGGAGCGTGTGGATCAGCGCGCTGCGATGGAGCTGTCATCCATAGGGGACCAAGTGTTTGCAGTGGAGTCAATTACCAAGAAAAGAGTGAGAAAGGTAAGGTGGACAACTGCTAACGCACTTCATACAACTTATATAACTTATTTCCCTCGGCTTTTTATTCTAATGGAGCCGTGTACTCCGTGTTCCTTTCAGTGTCCTCATGCATGAGGAAACTGGGTTACGCAGTTTCCCTGTAGTTAAAACTCGGGTGCTCTCTGAATTAACTGCGCCAAAGTGTAACGTTGTTTCCCAGCCCGAGTCGCATCCTGTAACCTTCCCGTGCAGCGGTTCAGGTGCTGCAGCGTGTTTTCTGGGGGAGCCTACGCAGCAGTAGTAAAATGTGAAGAGGGGGTGTGTAACCTGAAATCGACTGTAGGGACAGTGTGCGGCGAGCTGCGCAGTTTATTCGGGCTACGAGAGCGAGCGGAGCCGCGGCTCAGTATCTGGGTGAAACTGCTGCGTAATGTCACTGACTGCTGCGTGATGGTGAGCCATTGATTTTACGGGAGTGGAAACCAAAATATCTGGTGTTGGGGTTGGACGCGGCACGTGCGCGCTCGGTGTTTcatatgaaatgaataaaagttGAGCGCGACATCAGCTCGGTGTCACGGCTGTAGTAAAGTTGGACGTGGTTTCATTTAAAACCCAACAGCAGCTATTTTCGCTCGGGATGACTGTGATAATTGTTTCAGGCTCTGACGTTGCGCAACAGCGCGTTGTTTACATGTTCCCGTGGCCCCGCCTATCGCGGCCACCGGTGTAATGTTCTAGAAAGAGCCCGAACGCTGCTGGGACCGGCTCGCGTGGCCATGTGCAGTGAGCGTCAGCGCGATGCATGGAGAAAAAGGCTGCCGTGTGGAGGCCACACAGCCCCGCTGTCATTGACGTCATCCCCGAGAAAAACACCGTTTGAAAGGCAGAATAACGTCCGCGACCCTCCCTCCTCACAAACTCCGCACTTTAAAGCGACAGTCCTCTTGTTTCCGTCACACACGCAGCAGCTTCTGCTTCTGCACGTTTAACTCGCGTGTGAACGTGTCGGCCTCGGTGCTGCATCTCCTTTAAATCCGCCCCCCTCCCTACTCATGTCGATGTTTCTCTTTCCCCTCAGGGTAACGTGGAGTATCTACTGAAATGGCAGGGATGGCCCCCAAAGTGAGTAATCCTTGAGTCATCAGCCGGTGACCTCATCCCCTCAGTATAAACTCAGTAGCCTTTTGGAAGATACTGTTTTCATGTACTTGCGGGCTGAGCCCTGTGTGGATGGATGACTTGGTGGATAGATGGATaatctgaatgtgtttgtgttggcagATACAGCACTTGGGAACCAGAGGACAATATTTTGGACCCTCGCCTGGTCCTGGCATACGAAGAAAAGTGAGTAAATAATAGAAGCAGGGgtttttttctatcttttttttttatatgcttgCAAAGCACTTTGAGTTTTTCGTTTTTGTTCTTACAGTCTGCTTCTTTGTCACTGTGTCCCCTCCCTGCCCCTCTGTGTCTGCCTCTCTCCCAGTCAGGAGAAGCTCAGAGCTCTGGCCTATCGCAGGAAAGGTCTCAGACCCAGGAGGCTCGTCCTGCGGGTAGCGACACTCACCTTTCTTCTTGTCTCACAAGCCTTTGTTATGTCTTCCTTCATCAGCCCTGGCCGCTGGCAGGGCTCGCTTGTTTAGAGGCACTTTCACTTTTACTGAGGTGGTGACTGTTGGTAGGAAATCTAGAAACAAATTCTCTGACAGGTTCCACTCTGAGctgcttcattttgaaagtgatAGTGCATTAGTGTGAAACGTTGTACATTTGTGAAGCTGGGAGACGGACTAACTCGCGAAAGGTCCAAATCCAAGCAGCAGAGCCCAAGATACCCGAAACCTTTAGGCTTAAAGATTAACGCTGCCCTTTAAATTCCTTTAAACCCTACAGCTTGAGTTAAGAATGTTCAGTGCTCACAGTCGCAGTTCCAGGACATGAGAAACCTGATCAAGTGACTCTAGGTGGGTTTCCAATTACTGGGGTTTatgaacattttcaatttgCGCATAAAAAATACGTCTCCCTCGTGAATACAAACAGAAACCATGGCACCACTCGTGGTGCCGGAAGTTGCCGTCTTTTGAAAAAGTtcatctgttgttgttgttgttataacaataacaataataattatagggtttatttgcactttacatttgaagcaaatctcaaagtgctacaaggaagttccaaaaaaaaagttggacaaAGCACAACAGGTTTTGTGCTGGAGCAGAAATGTTGACgcaaaatgcaacaaagtgCAGTTGAAACTGATTCAGAATTCAGCAAACGaatcatttagttaaagcataATCTGTCTGAAAACGAGCGTCTCCCTCGTGAATACAAACAGAAACCATGACACCACTCGTGTTGCCGTCTTTTAGATGTTGCGATCGCGGCAGAGAAATGGCGATGAAAAAGTTCAtccgttgttgttgttgttataataataacaacaataataataatgggatttatttgtactttacatTTGAAGCTGAAGTGCTACAAGGAAgttccaaaaaaaaagttgccacgtgacgcacacatgcacgtgtaatacaaacatgtctgcagagcaaaacacatgtcaaaataATAGGTGTCAACATTCCATCATGTTTTCCGCATTCATAACATTGTTTAGGGTTTGTCCAACTCTATTTTAATCAATCACCTTGTTGCGTTTCCTCCTTCTGCGGCGGTTCGATGACACCAAGTGGAAAACTGGCTCCACCAGTTGTTTATCTCAATGAACCAACTCCTAATATTCCCATAACCTCAGTGAAGGGGAGCGAGCgttcatttgtattttcttttgacaGATGTTTGTCgtggtttgtttaaaatatgagcTACATTTAAGATGGAAAACACACTTCAGGACAGTACGAGACAGAACAACGCAGACAAACTCAGCAGCTGATGTTTTCTAGAACGTGTTTTGTGTCGGACCTTCAGTTTCACAGAGAGGAAAACCTTCATAGCAGCTACAGACATACAAGTTTGTGTGCTAATAATAGTCTCATAAGGCCGGAATCTGATGCAACAGAAagacatgttgtgtttttgagcAAAAGGGTGTGACGTTAAAGGATACTTTTGCTCTTAGTGTGTCATTATCTCCTTCATTGCTGCTGTTGGATTCCAATTACACCCTCTTAAAGCATACGACTCCACAGACCTGCCACAGACTTTGATCTAAAGGAATCCAGGGAAATTACTTACGCATAAACACAATCAGATGAGTCACGTTAGGGCCCGAAATACAGTTTATGACGCTTTATAATACAGTAACTCAGAAGTTGATGGACATTTGTCTTATGGGAGAGAAATCAGGATTTTCTTAAACTTTGTTATTGATAACAAATTCCATCAAAACCGACAACTCATTCTTTGTAATTTCGCACCTCTGTTTTCCCAAACCCACGGGTTCGTACTGATGACGTGAATCTTAAAGCTACCGCTtgaaacattttgctttgttgGTAACATGCTCCTAAACTTATCTTAGTGCgaagaggtgctgtcaaagacTCAGTCACCAACTTTTTTTCATAAAGCGACTGCCAACGAGTCTAGTTACTTTTTGGATGGACTTTAAATCCTTTTACTTGAGAGTCGCTGATTTTTCTCAGTTCATGTGAACTCTGGCTGTGGCTGCTGGACAGGCTGTGTTTAGTGTGGGCAGCAGCGTGTTCCGTTGTTGTTTTGTACGGGCCAAAGGGAATTTTcctttggtttttaaatgtaaaatcttcttttcttgttattttctcAACACAGTTAAGTAGTTTACTAGATGGTGTGACATTacacaaatagaaaatagaggaaaaaaatagaaagacatTTGTGATATCTCTGATATGCTACATTCAGCTAGAAGTGGTTGGCAATGCTGGCAGCATGTTCAGCCAAAGAAATCAGCAGCGACGCATGAAGGAGCTGTAAATCTTCCTAAATGACCAATTATTGTTCCTTATttttagtgatttgttttttttttccaatgaaaAAAGTTGACAACACTTGGCAACAGGACTTTCAGCTattatcaaatgtatttatggCGACTTCATAGGCTGcattagtttaaaatgaaaacaactttgATAAATGAGATTTATTCCTCTGAAGTAGCATTAAACACAATAactttttaacaatttatgGCTGACCAACCTTAGCTTTGGAGCGTAACTGAGCAGTATCATGCTCGCATGAGCTTGATTTCCAGAGCTGCCATATTGGAGCCCTAAAAAcaagttgttgctgttttttgtttgtttgtttttgcccaTTGTAGATGTTTTTTCAAGGttactcaaaaacaaaatgggcTTTGTTGCGTTCTATATGTAGCAGTTAATGAAGTGAGCGAGTGAATATTTCCAGCAGCAGACCAGCGTTAGAAGgattttatcaaaataaatgcataaatagaTACAGTGCTAATGAATAAACAAGTTAGCCAGACTGAAAATTTAGCACACTGACATAAAAAATCTAGATGATCCTCCAGGACTTAAATGACTGACTTGTACCATGAAACTCAGTAATTGTTGTCTCAGAAAGAACAGAGTTCACGATTCCTCTATTTAACTGCACCCTTCGATCTGCCCCAGAACATCTTTGGCATGGACCTCCGCAGTGCCCACAAGGTTGTGGACAAACCCCTGCCTAGGCTGCGTCTCTCCCTCACCCGCTCCATGAGCACGGACGTGGACCGGGGCGAGCGGTACCGCCGCCCAGGCAGGAGGAGGACCAAGCAGAGGCTGACTAAGAGAGGGTCCTCGAACAAACCCATCCATCCACTGAGGAAGAAGGAGGAGCCTATGGAGGAGGACTGGAGTGGCACCAGCGAAGAAGAGAAGCAGGAGACTGAAAGCACCACTGAAGAGAGACATGAAGGCAGTTTATATGGTTGGTTTGTCATGATCTTTAACCCTCAAATTCAGCCAGAAGCCccttaaaaacacaacagactcAGCCCTTGTGGCCTTGTAGTTTGTGATGTTAGCAAGTCATGagggagactgactgaccaacACTCAGGTCCAATAATCATAATAGACAGTCAAAGTTGAGGGTGGGGCTCAGATTTTGAAAAGGGTCTTATGTCAGTACAGAGAGAATTTTgcaatagtaaaataataacaaatacatttaactaTCACTGACTGTGACAGACTGCAAACATTCGCAATCGATCATATGCGACAAATTTTTACCTCAAACAGAAACAATGCTTTTActtgtgttgtcaaattggtaaagttgttttctttgtgttgttgttttttttctgttgttgctgatTTTCATGTGTTGCTTTAAGTTCCAGTTTCTGGAGCTCTTGTTTGTAGGAGTCAtttgggatttgttgacaaaaaGAACCCACACATCCTAGAAATGTCCTCGAATGACAGacttgttaaaataaatcaaacttcTCTCTTCCAGGTCAGTCGGAGTGCAGCTCTCCGCCCCTGCTGGAGCGACAGGACctggagatggaggaggagaaggctgACAATGACCTGACAGCAGCAGGCACAGAAACATGGACTGACAGACCAGGTAGTGGGACACCTGCAATGACACAGAATGAAACATTTGCGTGCGACCAAACAAAGAACAGTGCTACGGCAAGTGTGGTCGGCCCAGGAGATGCGGTTACTGAGGGCATCCGATCCGATTTGGATTTGGATGGAGGCGAGGAGGGAATGGAGTCGGGTCCAGAGTGTCCCAGATTAGAGCGAAACAACAAGACCTCAGTGATAGTGAGGGTTCAGAGGCGCAGGGAGGCGGCAGGTGACGCCACCGCCAACGCCATCTCTTCCTCTGACAAGACGAAGGAGGAGGAAGCGAGCGGCGACATTCCGAGCGTTACTACAGCGAAGGCCGAGCATCCTGAGAAGGTGATTGTGACAAACGTGACCATCAACTCCCAGACAGTCACTTTCAAAGAAGCCAAGGTGGCTGAAGGCTTCTTTAAGGGCTACTGAATGAAGAGAGAGCAACATAACCGTTACCGGACTCGCCACTCATTTTCTACATGTAAATAATCATGTACGATAACCCCATGTTTACAAAGCTACACTCATTTCCTACTGAGATTCGCAAAGACATAAATACCTTTGAATAAAAAATCAGTGGTAATTTTGTCATTGTGGCTCATTATTAAGCCTGAGGTCCCACAAAATGTGCTGAAAACATCTGCTGTGATCCAGCAGACTGAATGGGTTTAAGTGTCAGGAGAAACAGATGAGCTGATATTACTGCTTCCACGCAGCTACTACTTTAAATCGTCCTCAGTGCTTTCCAGCAAGACAACGTCCTCGCACTCGGATCCATTGTCGGGGCCTGTTTCAGTCGCTCCTCTTTCTTACCAATAATGATTTGTAGAGCTCATCTTTTCTTTCGTTCttctattcttttattttttttttcccagtacTTGCACAGAGCCAACCGCATGCCCTGTCAGTCTGTGCCGCACACGCACAAAGCCCTGTCCCGTGTTTTACTGAGGAGGTTTATTTCTgtcacaaaagaaataaaacaaagcagaaagtgTTTAGATGCCGCTTAGATGACGTCGTGCTTCTTCTGGGGGGGAAGATAGAAGTTGTGTTTGCTGTCTGTCCTTTTACTTTTCAAGTATGAAATGCTGCCTGGTTCTATTTTTGTATTACTATTTGATAGTCCACTCTTTTCACTAGCCTTTCAAAGGAGGAGATAGAATTTCACACCGCCGCTGTTAACACTGTGTAGGGTAATGTACACATGGAAGCAAATGTACGTTAGGTCAGACTGTAGTGAGCTGTTATTTATTGCATGTCACATGTATAAGCTAAATTAACTTAATGTCACTtactgtgtctgtctttttgaCAATGAACTGTCAAACATGTCTTCTCTACAAataaatggtttttattttgactgcATTTCCAATAAATATGTACTAAAACGAAAGCCTCGTGGAGTATATTTCACACGTGGGATTACTGCGAATTACAgtacttttatttacttcaaaTGTCCGGCAACACAGATTTACTGTTTTCACTCTAAAATACACGATTTTCTTTAATGTGTTTAGGTGTTTGAAGCATGACACTGTCCTGACATCACTGGTGTGAAGTATCGACATTTATGTAAGTACAATTTTGTGGTACTTGTACTCTActcagtaaagtacaagtaccggATTAAACTCCCGAATTCCGaagaagatgtgtaaaatgtaaataaaaccgaatgcaatgatttacgaAGCCCATCAAcgcatattttattcacaacataaacaacatatcagatgttgaaatctCCCCTCAggagaccagctgctggagttttaggagagaaatgttgtctcattcttgtctaatgcaggattctagctgctcaacagtcctgggcctttgttgctggagtTTTCATTTGATGATgtaccaaatgttttctattggtgaaaggtctggactgcagacaggccagttcagcaccctgactcttctcctgtgaagccatgctgtggTGATGGATGTGGTTTAGCAtcgtcttgctgaaatatgcaagaccttccctgacAGAGACGTCATCTAGACGGGAGGACATGTTGCTCTGAATCCTCTATGcagttttcagcattgatggagtctttccagatgtgttagCTGCTCACACCATCAGAGATACAGGctttttgaactgtccgctgacaACAAGCTGAACGATCCCTCTCTTCAGTGCGCAGGAAATGGCGTCCAAAAGGAATTTCAAATTctgattaatctgaccacagaacagttttccattttgtctcagactgttttaaatgagctttagcccagagaacacagtggcatttctggatcgtgttcacatgtggcttcttctttgcaggatacagctttaacttacatttgtggatttgcacagtgaactgtgttcacagacagtgatttctggaatgttcctgagcccatgcggtgatgtccagtagagaatcggccctgtttttaatgcagtgctgacTGATGGCCTGACTATGTCACGCATCAGAGATTCTTCCTGATACTCTGAATATTTAGATtatataatatactgtagatggttgGATCTTCAATGATCTtcaattaacctcattagttgtcaaatattcctccatttgttttcttggtGATGAGATTTGCAtcgcattctgtttttatttacattttcacatcttcctaAAATGTTTGGAATACTGGTTGTAATTTTACTACACTTCAGAGGGTAATATTGTACTATTTAGTCCACCACACAGTACATGATCACTTTAGTGACTTTGCAGTTGCAGATTTCTGGATTTGCCACCTGTGAGTACACGACATGCTTCCACTCAGCTCCACCTGCCACATTAGTGATTATCAGGAATTAATCAGTAAGTAGAAGTCATTAGTGTAAGTAATTCTGAAATGGGCCATTGtacatcattaaaaatgtattttccactGCTGAGTATTACACTACACTGTTTGATACTTTAAGAAAGGGTTTGAGTACTTTGTCCATTATTGCTGTGCTtgtgctgaaaaacaaataaagaaaataaaaagttttcccttttttgtcacttgacagctgctgctgttctctTGGCCCCAGGAGATTTGGATATGTGGCCCCAACGTTTGCATTTGTTGTGCTATAAACtgttgaactgaactgaattaAACTCAACATTTTAGATTTGCACAGAAACCTTATTTGTAAGGCACATGTGGACAAATCTGGATTAAACTTCCAGAAATTCTCTCTCTTGGTAAAGTACCTGTACCTTTGGACCAAAAGAACATTTAGTATTTCCGcttgagaaaataatttaaaacacttaATAGTagagttcctttttttttttaaggcaaatcCTTTCAGTTTTACTTGATTGTTGATTTTTTGTTCTATTGTCTGTCCAGGTTAAATCCTTTCTAAAGATCCCcggatttattttgttttgtagacAACAGCACCCCCCAACCTCCAAAGGTTTATTGGTTTAGTCAGTTGTTTAGCAGGGTCCatactgctttttcttttttttcttttttttttttaccgagGCTTCTGACTTTACATCACAAAAATCTGCTGAcagattattttactgtaaaaaatgcatatatatatatatatatatatatatatatatatatatatatatataatttttgttaACAGCACAAAGTTTGTTCACTAGTGAGTACAGTCATAACTAACTTtctatatatatacagtatatatgcacGCACAGTATAGTTATAACTACTTTGATAAAAGTATTATTGCAGCAATAATTTTCCGCACTTTATTTTGTCTCATCTATCCATCACTGCTGCTATTGCATTAATACCTGGTGTTCCATCATACTGCCTTGTATAACCACTAGAGGACATGCAGTTCTCAGGAATTACTGTGAGTCAGACTTGGTCTGGCTCAGTGGATCTGAGATGTGCAGTAATAATTAGACAACAATCATACGCTGAAATTATTGCACAGTAGTCAAAGGAGAATATTCAGTCAACAGTGgggcaaattatttatttatacttaattttagtgtaaatattaaactttatgTCTTTGCAGAGGTTTAAAATTTAGGTATGATATTAATCAAACCTTTTTCAGAACCCTAGGGTTTGTTTTCTAAGAAACACTGGGAATTTACACATTAAAGGCGTACGTGGATTTAAAAACCTTTAGGAGCAAATTAAGTAACCGATTCAAATTTTACTTGTTCATAAAATAAGTAACAAAGATTCTCACCTGAATCTCTGCTTCCTGGCAGtaatacattaataataattacattgttTATTCTATGATAAACATAGATTAATGTTAAGAAATATGCAATAGCTATAAATGGCTGCTGTTTGTAATCCATAAAATAACAGGTCAttatttttcagtcttttttggTGTTTTCACAATCGATAACTGACGGTTTTGTGTCTGCTACAATAATAATGCAGGTCATTAAACCTCTGTATTTTCTTTACTCATGTGGTCTGTTTATcgtttttttatctttatggCGGCTTTATTTCTTGtctgtattttaatgtgtgttttgtgcctCTGTGGCTGTTTTTCAGGATGTACTTTAGTAGTTTTTAATCAAGTGGCTAAAAATATGAAGACATTTGCCTAATGTGAGactgtttggtttctttgtgGTCAtcagttgttgcttttttaattCTGTATCTCAGCCGCAATTTGTTTCTGTGGTCAGTTCTGTCTTTTGATGTGCTTGTGTCACTTTGAAGACGTTTGATCGTGTTCAGTaagtttttgaaaaaaacttttacGTGCAATCCACACGACCGTGTGCTAAAGTAGAGTACAGATACATTTCTGCAGTTCACTTGTCAAAGTAGCTTAATGTGCTTTTTGCTGTAAAAGTAGGagagaaaaatgttgtttgctAAAGTCTATGTAAAGTATAGGTTCACTTTATCATTTCAAATTGTCATCACAAAATTCCATCAGTGCATGAAGCATCAAATCAGCCAAGTGTCCTGTTGTAAATGCAGCTGTGATTATCCTTCATTATAAGTTGAATGTAGAAACTAATCCTCTATTTATCAGCTGTTTTAATCCAAATTGATTTCCAACAGAAAATTGATTCTATTGACTTATCTTAACATATAGTTGTAAGATAATGCTGTTTATTGCTTGTTGCTTTATTGTGAACccttagcagcagcagcaattttgattaaaatacCCAAATCAATAGGACACATCACTATtggtaattttcattttattattaaaaaaaaaaaacagtatttgaGTCCACAGTTTGAGTTTCCTTtgtacagtaaaaaatattaaattactcCCAAAGTTCTTAGCAGAAAGATAAAGAGGGCTGGGTTTGTAGTGGGGTagggggtggaggaggagggggtttAAAGTCCAAGGGAAGCAGCAAAGGGGACGAGACAGAAAGAGACGGAGACTTCACTGCTCAGatctcctcctttctcctcaTTTCTGTGCAACACAGTTCATTTGGATCAAAACCACCTGTTTTTAAGCTCAACAGGAGAATCtggataaaaacactaaaagggGCCCACCCCACCCACATTTTTGACATCCCAGCCCATGTAATCAAAATGTTACAGGCACACAGGTACGCACCCCCCTCCCCAAGCCTCCACTGCTCCAAATTAAGTGTCTTTAAAGGAGGGAGTGCACACACATTCGAGGGAGAGGGCTTGCGTGTTTGTGAGGGAGTCCCTTCCAGCATGTCCGTTATGAGGCTGGCCGGGGGCATCACAAGAAGTCTGGTTAACATCTCAAACTCACAGCAGACCCCTAACCACtgcaataaaacactgacatttcatCATCCCCACCCGTAAAGTCCCAACTAAAGACATCTAAAGTTAAATGAAACATCCACTAACCAAATTTTAACTgtcaataacaaaaatatatttctgtacGAATTGTAGCAGTCTCAGGGTACACAACACCCCCAGCCCACccaccaaaagaaaacaataaataaagcaaagccaaacatttaaaaaaggaagataTGCATCCTGTTTGGATTAATAACTCACATCACTCTGCTAAACAAACTGAatgattgagagagagagagaaaaaaaaaagccacattaaatcattttctcttttattcatGAGcacttaaaatcttaaaaacgtaaaaaaaaaaaaaaaacaagaaaagaaaggcATGTACTCCTATTTATCCCCGAAACCCCCACCGAAAATATCACCTTTCTTGTATTCTGCAAGAGGTGGAGGTGAGGAGGTGCTATTGAAAGCCCCCCCACGTCTTTGTCCACAAttggcaaaaaaatatattaacagCAATAACTTACAAttcatttattctaatttatttaCCGACAGTTTGATTTATTGTTCATCTCCCATAGGAAGTTCAGTTCAATGTATct includes these proteins:
- the cbx7a gene encoding chromobox homolog 7a isoform X1, whose amino-acid sequence is MELSSIGDQVFAVESITKKRVRKGNVEYLLKWQGWPPKYSTWEPEDNILDPRLVLAYEENQEKLRALAYRRKGLRPRRLVLRNIFGMDLRSAHKVVDKPLPRLRLSLTRSMSTDVDRGERYRRPGRRRTKQRLTKRGSSNKPIHPLRKKEEPMEEDWSGTSEEEKQETESTTEERHEGSLYGQSECSSPPLLERQDLEMEEEKADNDLTAAGTETWTDRPGSGTPAMTQNETFACDQTKNSATASVVGPGDAVTEGIRSDLDLDGGEEGMESGPECPRLERNNKTSVIVRVQRRREAAGDATANAISSSDKTKEEEASGDIPSVTTAKAEHPEKVIVTNVTINSQTVTFKEAKVAEGFFKGY
- the cbx7a gene encoding chromobox homolog 7a isoform X2 yields the protein MAGMAPKIQHLGTRGQYFGPSPGPGIRRKNIFGMDLRSAHKVVDKPLPRLRLSLTRSMSTDVDRGERYRRPGRRRTKQRLTKRGSSNKPIHPLRKKEEPMEEDWSGTSEEEKQETESTTEERHEGSLYGQSECSSPPLLERQDLEMEEEKADNDLTAAGTETWTDRPGSGTPAMTQNETFACDQTKNSATASVVGPGDAVTEGIRSDLDLDGGEEGMESGPECPRLERNNKTSVIVRVQRRREAAGDATANAISSSDKTKEEEASGDIPSVTTAKAEHPEKVIVTNVTINSQTVTFKEAKVAEGFFKGY